One region of Oreochromis aureus strain Israel breed Guangdong linkage group 19, ZZ_aureus, whole genome shotgun sequence genomic DNA includes:
- the LOC116318094 gene encoding tatD DNase domain containing 3-like isoform X2 yields the protein MQGYVDCHCHISAGDFDKDVEEVIENSKKAGLLALLAVAEHSREFKKIIELSQRYPGFIFPCLGVHPVQEVSPEQQRGACLQDLDAALPIIEKYKDQLVAIGEVGLDFTPRYVRSDTDKENQRLVLIRQAQIAKELDLPLNVHSRSAGRPTIQLLKEQGVKKVLLHAFDGKPSVAMEGVKAGYFFSIPPSIIRSEQQKLVKQLPLENICLETDSPALGPEKQVRNEPKNICVSAEYISKIKGVSLEEVMEVTTQNALQLFPKLKAAIRP from the exons ATGCAAGGCTACGTTGACTGCCACTGTCACATCTCTGCGGGGGATTTTGACAAG GATGTAGAAGAGGTGATCGAAAATTCAAAAAAG GCTGGCTTGTTGGCGCTATTAGCTGTGGCCGAGCATTCAAGGGAATTTAAGAAGATTATAGAGTTGTCACAGAG GTATCCAGGTTTCATTTTCCCCTGCTTAGGAGTTCACCCTGTTCAAGAAGTGTCCCCCGAGCAGCAGAGAGGTGCTTGCCTTCAG GATCTGGATGCTGCTTTGCCTATCATAGAGAAATACAAAGACCAACTTGTTGCCATTGGAGAG GTTGGTTTGGATTTTACACCCCGGTATGTCAGAAGTGACACAGATAAGGAGAATCAAAGGCTGGTCCTGATTCGTCAAGCACAGATAGCCAAGGAGCTGGACCTCCCTCT AAATGTTCATTCAAGGTCTGCAGGAAGACCCACCATCCAGCTCCTGAAGGAGCAAG GTGTCAAAAAAGTCCTCCTTCATGCTTTTGATGGGAAACCATCTGTTGCTATGGAGGGAGTGAAGGCCGGCTATTTCTTTTCTATCCCTCCATCCATAATAAGGAGTGAGCAG cagaaacttgtgaAACAGCTGCCGTTAGAGAACATCTGTCTAGAAACTGACTCTCCAGCTCTTGGCCCAGAAAAACAG GTGAGAAATGAGCCAAAAAACATCTGTGTGTCTGCCGAGTACATCAGTAAGATCAAAGGGGTGTCGCTGGAGGAGGTGATGGAGGTGACGACACAAAACGCTCTCCAACTCTTTCCGAAGCTGAAGGCTGCCATCAGACCTTGA
- the hivep2b gene encoding transcription factor HIVEP2, producing the protein MESLETTAGVKSSTEGQDRNAAQKKCTSEVAQSRRRPPVELEAKGWHQQLEEAQSKDTCGFKEMSDSGKSLQLEDQHPQAQSTSHPDYEVSSYPLQSTKQFSSGRQKASTQPPAPTSHRKSPSSPEVQQQCSNSGMDPLTETVCKVEQKPQKPGKYVCDYCGRACAKPSVLKKHIRSHTGERPYPCVPCGFSFKTKSNLYKHRKSHAHSVKAGTVPFSELGSYNANTDQGSFEGEGELFSDAEQSTDTDEDTLNDPLLLLDSPMEGSDNTAVKVLNLIAQKKGATSMSAQDGSSQPQEINAPSAAAEASRAIQSCTIKQRLALRLSEKRSSDSDHNLSLPSQSSKGSTDSGYFSRSESAEHQTGPPNTNAKSYQEIMFGKCYRPSPKQATAFAACSTDTSEYTGKRSEKGVSRVFTQEKDTVESIKINTKSFTREEVKEPLLDAGSDVGPLIRSNSMPTSSAVCLTMPQALRGSHSFDERTSTGGMRRLRRQAAFELSAQDGHTDTDSHGKISESGISPSGLEMENYPSVVPSMSHQRHAMELATRKRRKEKREEEDLSGQYEGHHELCEEMFDSSKDYDVKQGALGIMALRKGHSQMDRCDMDISVCPEVSARKNLGNVISVIQHTNSINRPYSEHSESYKYQAMEASESYEMERSDSRLRQSVQLGPKLVRQSNIQVPEIRVTVEPDSPEKAPEVQVKEPEKHVEEFQWPQRSETLAQFPPEKLPPKKKRLRLADIEHSSGESSFESACTSLSRSPSQDSNLSYSSTLSFDREESLKSVSPARQDEFGKPLELLAVPGSGHSLSVLNQRQQHEMRRSSSEQAPCNLRKEFPEVRSISFDYGSLSPTSKVRHVDINSVKERRKGNLVRQESLNMDSEVTQVPSQVFPQYLSSISSSFTAATILPQTLPIFSAGSTFPQLAHPSLMVPVRIQTHVPSYGSITYTSVSQIFENQYDSVSSTTSTLQSQSSRISGNLDSHNVSAHTKPPTTHTLNVEALDLSSAKLKTGIPLSLTSRTISTTNASSGGANKRMLSPASSLDLFMEVKQQKRVKEERMFGQIVEELSAVELGKCNLSEEKGHRSGMQGAPTPHAQNDSRRSKFITLQQKEAEATDHGAESVMESSSMDASSPPYAMISVSEVKEAGTEKRVQMDIVAQLVTSQDILMSDSEHSGLLSQFPSLRTTTGVSWCYLNYTTPSCSHSTAPFSSVYATWRVSSHNPNPLEVSTSAALALLQSRQRGDKVIYTMAAMCQPGTGKLVSSLILWRQTMEQLQRKPEPKEVDVTYGKKVKDISCRVKTAKEEWKEREAATTQSVPTRIKIFEGGYKSNEDYVYVRGRGRGKYICEECGIRCKKPSMLKKHIRTHTDVRPYICRVCNFAFKTKGNLTKHMKSKAHMKKCLELGVSVTMDETEIQEHVDDMQQKSKTEVAATTKHQFSDAEDSDGMDEEADEIDEDDDEDDEYEGDSTPKLHSRSTSPQPCGVTSLSVTATAAIHGCSLASLPGVDVNQQPSGRRTSLDHRPVLANDQREKSVDEDSLTMLSPDHSSFLFDPYSSCLLSPGWESPIREPSPSRLRYPSPRRELSPRGRSSPRWDTSPLRPGSPSFTPIQHPSPVSIERPMSPGIELVGKRESSVRGRQRVVLRAVSPRRGSHQHKGIGDKTRHQAKMEMAQHQGAFEMEMDQRSSLASSLPGAASSHHQNILSHLPLHSQQQAHSLLPVVPVGGLQILHSPPSSSTDVSPSVAPSPQSSEGQCCSSREGSVLSPETEGEDIRGHGQLSCHEAAQEKSLDPEVGDSRQEENVQTCLKAIASLKITTEDPH; encoded by the exons ATGGAGTCACTTGAAACTACTGCAGGGGTAAAAAGCTCCACTGAGGGTCAGGACAGAAATGCTGCACAGAAAAAATGCACATCGGAGGTTGCACAGAGTAGGCGGAGACCACCAGTCGAATTGGAAGCCAAAGGGTGGCACCAACAACTAGAAGAAGCTCAGAGCAAAGATACGTGTGGTTTCAAAGAAATGTCTGACTCAGGGAAATCACTGCAATTAGAAGATCAGCACCCTCAAGCCCAGTCCACAAGCCATCCAGACTATGAGGTATCTTCATACCCACTACAGTCCACAAAGCAGTTTTCTAGTGGCAGACAGAAAGCTTCTACACAGCCCCCAGCACCCACATCTCACAGGAAGTCCCCCAGTTCACCTGAAGTCCAACAACAATGTTCAAATTCAGGGATGGATCCACTTACAGAAACGGTGTGCAAGGTGGAACAGAAACCACAAAAGCCTGGGAAGTATGTTTGCGATTACTGCGGAAGGGCATGTGCCAAACCCAGCGTGCTCAAGAAACATATTCGCTCGCACACAGGGGAACGACCCTACCCGTGTGTTCCCTGTGGGTTCTCCTTCAAAACCAAGAGTAATTTGTACAAACACAGAAAGTCTCATGCTCACTCAGTCAAAGCTGGAACGGTGCCATTCTCAGAACTCGGTTCGTACAATGCCAATACAGACCAAGGGTCTTTTGAAGGGGAAGGAGAGCTGTTCTCTGATGCTGAGCAAAGCACAGACACGGACGAGGACACTCTTAATGacccgctgctgctgctggactcTCCAATGGAGGGATCAGATAACACTGCTGTAAAAGTACTAAATCTCATTGCTCAGAAAAAGGGAGCCACGTCAATGTCAGCTCAGGATGGTTCATCCCAACCCCAAGAAATCAATGCACCTTCTGCTGCTGCCGAGGCTAGTCGTGCAATTCAATCTTGCACAATCAAACAGAGGCTGGCACTCCGGCTGTCTGAAAAAAGAAGCAGTGACTCTGACCACAATCTGTCCCTCCCAAGTCAGTCTAGCAAGGGCAGCACGGACTCCGGGTACTTCTCTCGCTCTGAGAGTGCCGAGCACCAGACCGGCCCTCCGAACACTAACGCAAAGTCCTACCAAGAAATTATGTTTGGAAAGTGTTATCGGCCAAGCCCTAAGCAGGCAACAGCTTTTGCGGCTTGTAGCACAGACACGAGTGAATATACCGGCAAACGGTCAGAGAAAGGCGTCTCCCGTGTTTTCACCCAAGAAAAAGACACAGTTGAATCaatcaaaataaacacaaaatcgTTCACAAGGGAAGAGGTAAAAGAACCCCTATTAGATGCTGGCTCTGATGTGGGGCCTCTGATCAGAAGCAACTCAATGCCAACATCCTCAGCAGTCTGTCTGACTATGCCTCAAGCACTCAGAGGCAGTCACTCGTTTGATGAGAGAACAAGCACCGGCGGCATGAGGAGACTCAGGCGGCAAGCCGCTTTCGAACTATCCGCGCAAGATGGCCATACTGACACTGACAGTCACGGAAAGATTAGTGAGAGTGGCATTTCACCCTCAGGACTGGAAATGGAAAACTACCCTTCTGTGGTGCCTAGTATGAGCCATCAGAGGCATGCGATGGAATTGGCGACGCGCAAGCGTCGGAAGGAAAAAAGGGAAGAGGAGGATTTGTCGGGTCAATACGAAGGCCATCATGAACTGTGCGAGGAGATGTTTGATTCAAGCAAGGACTATGATGTAAAACAAGGCGCACTGGGCATTATGGCTTTACGGAAAGGCCATTCACAGATGGACAGGTGTGACATGGACATATCGGTGTGCCCTGAGGTGTCTGCTCGAAAAAACTTAGGGAATGTAATTTCAGTTATCCAGCACACAAACTCAATAAACAGGCCTTACTCTGAACATTCAGAATCTTACAAATATCAAGCTATGGAGGCCTCTGAATCATATGAGATGGAGCGAAGTGACAGTAGATTAAGGCAGTCGGTTCAATTGGGGCCCAAGCTTGTGCGGCAGTCTAACATACAAGTCCCAGAAATTAGAGTCACAGTAGAGCCTGACAGTCCAGAAAAAGCTCCTGAGGTGCAGGTGAAGGAGCCAGAGAAGCACGTGGAGGAGTTTCAGTGGCCTCAAAGGAGTGAAACTTTAGCACAATTCCCTCCGGAAAAACTCCctccaaagaaaaaaaggctACGCTTAGCTGATATTGAGCACTCCTCTGGTGAATCTAGCTTTGAGTCCGCCTGCACTAGCTTGTCCCGCAGCCCCAGTCAAGACAGCAACTTATCTTACAGCTCCACCTTATCGTTTGACAGGGAAGAGAGCTTGAAGTCAGTCTCTCCAGCCAGGCAGGATGAATTTGGCAAACCATTAGAGTTGTTAGCTGTGCCAGGGAGTGGGCACTCCCTCTCAGTGCTCAACCAGCGTCAACAACATGAAATGAGACGCTCCTCCTCAGAGCAGGCGCCGTGTAACTTGCGCAAGGAGTTCCCAGAGGTGCGCAGCATATCATTTGACTATGGCAGTCTTTCTCCAACATCCAAAGTTAGACACGTGGACATAAACTCTGTGAAAGAGAGAAGGAAGGGAAACTTAGTGCGGCAGGAGTCACTGAATATGGATAGCGAAGTAACACAAGTCCCATCACAAGTGTTTCCACAGTATCTCAGCAGCATCTCCTCTTCATTCACTGCCGCCACTATCCTGCCGCAGACTTTGCCAATATTTTCAGCTGGGAGTACATTTCCTCAGCTTGCACATCCGAGCCTGATGGTTCCCGTAAGAATTCAGACTCATGTTCCATCCTACGGTAGTATCACATACACCTCAGTGTCGCAGATTTTTGAGAATCAGTATGACAGTGTTAGCTCCACCACGTCCACCCTTCAGAGTCAGAGTTCAAGAATTTCTGGGAATCTCGATTCTCATAATGTATCGGCTCATACAAAACCACCTACAACACACACCCTCAATGTTGAGGCCCTTGATTTGTCATCAGCCAAGCTCAAGACAGGCATCCCTCTCTCTCTGACCTCCAGAACTATCTCAACCACTAATGCCTCCAGTGGTGGTGCAAACAAACGGATGCTATCCCCTGCCAGCAGCCTGGACCTATTCATGGAGGTCAAGCAGCAAAAGCGTGTGAAAGAGGAGAGGATGTTTGGGCAGATTGTAGAGGAGCTGAGTGCAGTGGAATTGGGAAAATGTAATTTGAGTGAAGAGAAGGGGCACAGGTCAGGGATGCAGGGTGCACCAACACCTCATGCTCAGAATGACTCACGCAGGAGTAAATTTATCACACTTCAGCAAAAAGAGGCCGAGGCCACGGACCACGGCGCAGAGTCAGTTATGGAAAGCAGCTCCATGGATGCAAGCTCGCCTCCTTACGCCATGATATCAGTCAGTGAAGTGAAAGAAGCTGGCACGGAGAAACGAGTGCAGATGGATATAGTGGCACAGCTGGTAACCAGTCAAGACATCCTGATGTCAGACTCTGAGCATTCAGGACTGTTATCTCAGTTTCCAAGTCTTCGCACGACGACAGGTGTGAGCTGGTGTTATCTCAATTACACCACGCCGAGCTGCTCTCACAGCACCGCCCCTTTCTCATCTGTGTACGCCACCTGGCGTGTGAGTTCCCATAACCCGAACCCTCTTGAAGTGAGCACCAGCGCTGCTCTGGCTTTGCTGCAGTCCAGACAGAGAGGAGACAAGGTTATATACACCATGGCTGCCATGTGCCAGCCTGGTACAGGGAAACTGGTCTCATCACTCATCCTGTGGAGGCAGACCATGGAACAG CTGCAGAGGAAACCGGAGCCCAAAGAGGTGGACGTCACCTACGGGAAGAAGGTGAAAGACATCAGCTGCAGAGTGAAAACTGCCAAAGAAGAGTGGAAAGAGAGGGAGGCTGCCACAACCCAGTCTGTGCCAACACGAATTAAGATCTTTGAAGGAGG GTACAAATCCAATGAAGACTATGTATATGTTAGAGGTCGAGGCCGGGGTAAATACATATGTGAGGAGTGTGGTATACGTTGTAAGAAGCCAAGCATGCTGAAAAAACATATCAGGACCCATACGGACGTGCGGCCGTATATCTGCAGGGTTTGCAACTTTGCTTTTAAAACTAAAg GAAACCTAACTAAACACATGAAGTCAAAAGCGCACATGAAGAAGTGTCTTGAACTGGGAGTTTCAGTGACGATGGATGAGACAGAGATACAGGAACATG TGGACGACATGCAGCAAAAGTCCAAGACAGAAGTGGCTGCGACGACCAAACATCAGTTCTCAGACGCCGAGGACTCCGACGGCATGGATGAAGAAGCTGATGAAATTGATGAAGATGACGATGAGGACGATGAATACGAGGGTGATTCCACTCCGAAGTTACATTCAAGAAGCACGAGTCCTCAGCCGTGTGGAGTTACCTCTCTGTCAGTTACAGCCACTGCTGCCATCCACGGCTGCTCCCTCGCATCTCTGCCCGGAGTCGATGTCAATCAGCAACCCTCCGGTAGACGTACGAGCTTGGATCATCGTCCTGTTCTTGCAAACGACCAGAGAGAGAAATCCGTGGATGAAGACTCTCTGACAATGCTGTCTCCAGATCACAGCAGCTTCCTTTTTGACCCTTATTCATCTTGTCTACTCTCTCCTGGCTGGGAGTCTCCCATCAGGGAGCCCTCTCCTTCACGTCTACGTTACCCGTCCCCAAGGAGGGAGCTTTCGCCACGTGGTCGCTCCTCTCCCAGATGGGATACCTCTCCGCTGAGGCCCGGTTCACCTAGCTTCACACCCATCCAACATCCCTCCCCGGTCTCAATTGAACGACCCATGTCTCCCGGTATAGAGCTTGTTGGAAAGCGGGAATCCTCAGTCAGAGGCAGGCAGAGGGTTGTGTTAAGAGCCGTTTCACCACGCAGAGGTTCACACCAACATAAAGGCATCGGTGACAAAACCAGACACCAAGCAAAGATGGAGATGGCTCAGCACCAAGGAGCCTTTGAAATGGAAATG GATCAAAGGAGCAGCTTGGCTTCCAGTCTGCCTGGTGCTGCCAGTTCTCATCATCAGAACATCCTCAGCCACCTCCCTCTTCACTCCCAGCAGCAGGCCCACAGTTTGCTCCCCGTTGTTCCTGTTGGCGGGCTCCAGATATTACACTCCCCGCCTTCCTCCAGCACTGATGTCAGCCCCTCTGTGGCGCCAAGCCCCCAAAGCAGCGAAGGCCAAtgttgcagcagcagggagggatCTGTCCTCAGTCCTGAGACAGAAGGAGAGGACATCAGAGGCCACGGCCAGCTGTCCTGCCACGAGGCCGCTCAGGAGAAAAGCCTCGACCCTGAAGTCGGAGACAGCAGACAAGAGGAGAATGTACAGACCTGCTTGAAAGCCATCGCCTCGCTGAAGATTACCACAGAAGACCCTCATTAG
- the LOC116318094 gene encoding tatD DNase domain containing 3-like isoform X1: MQGYVDCHCHISAGDFDKDVEEVIENSKKAGLLALLAVAEHSREFKKIIELSQRYPGFIFPCLGVHPVQEVSPEQQRGACLQDLDAALPIIEKYKDQLVAIGEVGLDFTPRYVRSDTDKENQRLVLIRQAQIAKELDLPLNVHSRSAGRPTIQLLKEQGVKKVLLHAFDGKPSVAMEGVKAGYFFSIPPSIIRSEQKQKLVKQLPLENICLETDSPALGPEKQVRNEPKNICVSAEYISKIKGVSLEEVMEVTTQNALQLFPKLKAAIRP, translated from the exons ATGCAAGGCTACGTTGACTGCCACTGTCACATCTCTGCGGGGGATTTTGACAAG GATGTAGAAGAGGTGATCGAAAATTCAAAAAAG GCTGGCTTGTTGGCGCTATTAGCTGTGGCCGAGCATTCAAGGGAATTTAAGAAGATTATAGAGTTGTCACAGAG GTATCCAGGTTTCATTTTCCCCTGCTTAGGAGTTCACCCTGTTCAAGAAGTGTCCCCCGAGCAGCAGAGAGGTGCTTGCCTTCAG GATCTGGATGCTGCTTTGCCTATCATAGAGAAATACAAAGACCAACTTGTTGCCATTGGAGAG GTTGGTTTGGATTTTACACCCCGGTATGTCAGAAGTGACACAGATAAGGAGAATCAAAGGCTGGTCCTGATTCGTCAAGCACAGATAGCCAAGGAGCTGGACCTCCCTCT AAATGTTCATTCAAGGTCTGCAGGAAGACCCACCATCCAGCTCCTGAAGGAGCAAG GTGTCAAAAAAGTCCTCCTTCATGCTTTTGATGGGAAACCATCTGTTGCTATGGAGGGAGTGAAGGCCGGCTATTTCTTTTCTATCCCTCCATCCATAATAAGGAGTGAGCAG aagcagaaacttgtgaAACAGCTGCCGTTAGAGAACATCTGTCTAGAAACTGACTCTCCAGCTCTTGGCCCAGAAAAACAG GTGAGAAATGAGCCAAAAAACATCTGTGTGTCTGCCGAGTACATCAGTAAGATCAAAGGGGTGTCGCTGGAGGAGGTGATGGAGGTGACGACACAAAACGCTCTCCAACTCTTTCCGAAGCTGAAGGCTGCCATCAGACCTTGA
- the fuca2 gene encoding plasma alpha-L-fucosidase, with amino-acid sequence MGALAVFPLLLLILQIGANNAKYEPNWKSIDSRPLPEWYDQAKFGIFIHWGVFSVPSFGSEWFWWYWQKQKQKPYVDFMQRNYPPDFKYQDFAPLFTAEFFDAKEWTDIFASSGAKYIVLTTKHHEGFTLWGSKNSWNWNAVDIGPKRDLVDEVVTALRNNGDIRVGLYHSLFEWFNPLFELDAANVFTTNYFPTSKTLPELYELVVKYKPEVLWSDGDGDAPDKYWNSTGFLAWLYNDSPVRDTVVTNDRWGYGSICTHGGYYTCSDRYQPGHLLKHKWENCMTIDKKSWGYRRNAPLSDYLTIDQLVSTLVETVSCGGNLLMNIGPTHDGRIAPIFEERLRQIGQWLKVNGEAIYNTTAWRAQNDSLTPDLWYTFRPQEKTIFSILLKWPNNGSVILNEPVVTGQTQVVLLGYGPLKWEPVKPSGLQVHLPQLSFSQMPCQWAWTLKLTGAT; translated from the exons ATGGGAGCTTTAGCcgtctttcctttgcttttatTGATCCTGCAGATCGGGGCCAACAATGCCAAATACGAACCCAACTGGAAGTCCATCGACTCCAGACCGCTGCCAGAATGGTATGACCAGGCAAAGTTCGGCATCTTCATACACTGGGGTGTCTTTTCTGTCCCGAGCTTTGGCAGCGAATGGTTCTG GTGGTACTGGCagaagcaaaagcaaaagcCATATGTAGACTTCATGCAGAGGAATTATCCTCCAGACTTTAAGTATCAGGATTTTGCACCGCTGTTCACTGCTGAGTTCTTTGATGCCAAAGAATGGACCGACATCTTTGCCTCATCAGGAGCAAAGTACATCGTTCTGACCACAAAACACCATGAAG GTTTCACACTCTGGGGCTCAAAGAACTCCTGGAACTGGAATGCGGTGGATATTGGACCAAAGAGAGACCTGGTGGATGAAGTGGTGACAGCTCTTCGCAATAACGGTGACATTCGTGTAGGGTTGTATCACTCCCTCTTCGAATGGTTTAACCCGCTCTTTGAGCTGGACGCTGCCAATGTCTTCACTACAAACTACTTTCCTACCAGTAAAACGCTGCCTGAGCTTTACGAGCTTGTTGTCAAGTACAAACCAGAGGTGCTGTGGTCTGATGGAGATGGAGATGCACCTGACAAGTACTGGAACAGCACTGGTTTCTTAGCTTGGCTCTATAATGACAG tccagTACGTGACACGGTGGTGACGAATGATCGGTGGGGCTATGGCTCCATCTGCACACACGGTGGATATTACACCTGTTCTGATCGCTACCAGCCAGGACACCTGCTCAAGCACAAATGGGAAAACTGCATGACCATTGACAAAAAGTCCTGGGGTTACAGACGTAACGCTCCTCTCAGTGATTACCTCACCATCGATCAGCTTGTGTCG ACACTGGTGGAGACTGTGTCCTGTGGAGGAAACCTGCTGATGAATATTGGCCCCACACATGATGGAAGAATTGCTCCGATCTTTGAGGAGCGTCTGAGGCAGATTGGTCAGTGGCTGAAAGTGAATGGGGAGGCCATCTATAACACAACAGCATGGCGAGCTCAGAATGACAGCCTCACTCCAGATTTGTG GTACACGTTCAGACCCCAGGAAAAAACCATCTTTTCCATCTTACTCAAGTGGCCAAATAATGGATCAGTGATTCTCAATGAGCCAGTGGTTACTGGGCAAACTCAG GTGGTGCTTCTTGGGTATGGCCCTCTGAAGTGGGAGCCTGTAAAGCCCAGTGGGCTGCAGGTTCACCTGCCCCAGCTGTCCTTTAGCCAGATGCCATGCCAGTGGGCCTGGACACTGAAGCTGACTGGTGCCACTTAA